GTCACCGGGTCGGGCCTCGACACCGTGGCCACGCTCGACGTGCGCAGCCGGCTCGACGAGGGCGGCGAGACCGGCCTCCTCGGCCTGGCCCTGCACCCGGACTTCGCGAGCAACCGGCTGGTCTACGCCTACCTCTCGACCGACGACGACAACCGGGTCGTGCGCGCGACGTACGACGGTCGCCTCGGCACGCCCGAGCCGGTCCTCACCGGCATCGCGACGTCGACGCACCACAACGGCGGTGGGCTGGCCTTCGGTCCGGACGGGTGGCTCTACGTCAGCACCGGCGACGCCGAGGACACCGGCACGGCGCAGGACCGCGCGTCGCTCAACGGCAAGGTGCTGCGCGTCACCGACACCGGCGCGCCCGCGCCGGACAACCCCTTCGGCAACCGGACCTGGAGCCTCGGGCACCGCAACGTCGAGGGGCTGCGGTTCGACGACCAGGGCCGGCTGTGGGCCGCCGAGTTCGGCGACAAGGGTGCCGACGAGCTCAACCTGATCCGCCGCGGGAAGGACTACGGCTGGCCCGACGTCGAGGGCTCCGACGGCGCCGGCGGGTACGCCGACCCGGTCGCGCAGTGGCCGGTCGACCAGTGCTCGCCGAGCGGCGTCGCGGTGGCCGCCGGACGCGCCTGGCTGGGCGCGCTGCGGGGCGAGTGCCTGTGGTCGGTGGTCCTCGACGGCCCCGACGCCGGGCGCGCCGAGCGGCACCTGGACGGCCGCTACGGGCGGCTCCGGTCGGTGGTCGCCGCACCCGACGGCTCGCTCTGGGTGACGACCTCCAACCGCGACGGTCGCACCACTCCCCGGGAGGGGGACGACCGCATCCTCCGGGTGAGCCTCTGAGATACGAAAGTCGGTGTCGACCGGTCGGCGACCGCCGGTAGCGTGAGGCCACGTGTTCGGTGCTCTGGGTCGCCTCGCCTCTCGTCGTCCGTGGTTCGTCATCGCCGCCTGGGTGGTGATCTACGTCCTCGTCGTCGCGCTCGCCCCCAAGTTCGAGTCGACCCAGGACCAGGCGGATTTCCTGCCCCGCCACTACGAGTCGATCAAGGCCGCGGAGCTGCAGGCCGACGAGTTCCCGTCCGAGGACACCACCGGCGCGATCGTCGTCTTCGACCGCAAGGACGGGGAGAAGCTGAGCGAGGCCGACACCGCCGAGATCCAGCAGGTCGTCGACGGGCTCGACGGCAAGCTGGGCAAGGCCTTCACCGGCATCCAGGCCACGCCGCCGTCGGAGAACGGCCTGGTGCAGATCGCGGTGGTCGGGCTGTCCGACGACGTCACGGGCTACGACGACGCGTCGTTCGACTCGGTCGAGAAGCTGCGCGAGGACCTGACGGACGCGGTCACCGGCGACCTGCAGTACGGCGTGACCGGGCAGGTCGCGCAGGGCTACGACCAGCAGGAGTCCGGCAACAACGCGCTGCTCATCGTGGGCGTGGCCACCGTCGTGCTCATCGTGCTGCTGCTCGCGATCATCTTCCGCAGCGTGCTGATCTGCCTGTTGCCGATCGTCACCGTCGGCGCGATCCTGACCCCGATCTCGATGGGGCTGATCGCCACCGCCAACAAGCTGTTCGACCTCAAGGCCAGCACCGACGTGGAGACGATCCTGGTCGTCGTCCTCTACGGCATCGGCACCGACTACCTGCTGTTCTTCCTGTTCCGCTACCGCGAGCGCCTGCGTGAGGGCGAGGAGAAGCGCGAGGCCGTGGCCCACGCCCTGGAGCGGGCCGGCGAGGCCATCGCCTCGGCCGGTGGCGCGGTCATCGTCGCCTTCATGGCGCTGATCCTGAGCTCGCTCGGCATCTTCCGCTCGCTCGGCCCGGCCCTGGCCATCGCCGTCGCGGTGACCCTGCTGGCCGCGCTCACGCTGATCCCCGCCCTGGCGACGCTGCTGGGCCGCGCGCTGTTCTGGCCGTCGAAGAAGTACCTCGTCGAGCCCAAGTCCGCGCGCTTCGAGGCCGTCGGCCGTTCCCTGGGCCGGCACCCCGGCCGCTACGCCATCGCCTCCGGCGGCGTGCTCGCCCTGCTGGCCCTGGCCGCACTGACCTTCAACCCGACGTTCGACCTCGGCTCGAGCGGCACCTCCGACACCGCGGAGTCGGCCGTCGCCCTCAAGACCCTGGAGAAGGGCTACCCGGCCGGCGCCACCGACCCCACCGTCGTGCTGCTGCACTCGACCGACGACCAGCCGCTGGGCCAGGACGCGATGACCGAGTTCGGCACGGCGCTGAGCGCGGCGAAGGGCGTGGCCCAGGTCGGGCCGCCCACGCCGTCCAAGAGCGGCACGACGGCGTCGTACAGCGTGTTCCTGAACGGCGACCCGGCCTCAGACGCCTCGATCGCCGACGTCAAGGGCCCGATCCGCACCGCGGCGCACGACGCGGCGCCCGACGGCACCGAGGCCCTGGTCGGCGGGACCACGTCGATCTTCGTGGACTTCCAGGCCGCGATGAACCGCGACTACTCGGTCGTGTTCCCGGTCGCCGCGCTCATCATCGCCGTCATCCTGGCCCTGCTGCTGCGGAGCCTGGTCGCGCCGTGGTACCTCATGGCCTCGGTCGGCCTCGGCTTCGGCGCCACCCTCGGCGCGACGTCCCTGGTCTTCCAGAACCTGCTGGGCGACTCCGGGCTGATCTTCCTGCTGCCGATCTACATCTACCTGTTCGTGGTCGCGCTCGGCACCGACTACAACATCTTGATGGTGGCCCGGCTGCGC
This genomic window from Nocardioides anomalus contains:
- a CDS encoding PQQ-dependent sugar dehydrogenase; the protein is MGLHTSRRGLLIGGAAVSLAACSSESDPGPTSTPNPAPSPSTAPASSAPPTPTPTPTPTASAAPRPRVAGEVATGLAVPWGVAFLPDGSALVGERDTGRLLRVTGSGLDTVATLDVRSRLDEGGETGLLGLALHPDFASNRLVYAYLSTDDDNRVVRATYDGRLGTPEPVLTGIATSTHHNGGGLAFGPDGWLYVSTGDAEDTGTAQDRASLNGKVLRVTDTGAPAPDNPFGNRTWSLGHRNVEGLRFDDQGRLWAAEFGDKGADELNLIRRGKDYGWPDVEGSDGAGGYADPVAQWPVDQCSPSGVAVAAGRAWLGALRGECLWSVVLDGPDAGRAERHLDGRYGRLRSVVAAPDGSLWVTTSNRDGRTTPREGDDRILRVSL
- a CDS encoding MMPL family transporter, whose product is MFGALGRLASRRPWFVIAAWVVIYVLVVALAPKFESTQDQADFLPRHYESIKAAELQADEFPSEDTTGAIVVFDRKDGEKLSEADTAEIQQVVDGLDGKLGKAFTGIQATPPSENGLVQIAVVGLSDDVTGYDDASFDSVEKLREDLTDAVTGDLQYGVTGQVAQGYDQQESGNNALLIVGVATVVLIVLLLAIIFRSVLICLLPIVTVGAILTPISMGLIATANKLFDLKASTDVETILVVVLYGIGTDYLLFFLFRYRERLREGEEKREAVAHALERAGEAIASAGGAVIVAFMALILSSLGIFRSLGPALAIAVAVTLLAALTLIPALATLLGRALFWPSKKYLVEPKSARFEAVGRSLGRHPGRYAIASGGVLALLALAALTFNPTFDLGSSGTSDTAESAVALKTLEKGYPAGATDPTVVLLHSTDDQPLGQDAMTEFGTALSAAKGVAQVGPPTPSKSGTTASYSVFLNGDPASDASIADVKGPIRTAAHDAAPDGTEALVGGTTSIFVDFQAAMNRDYSVVFPVAALIIAVILALLLRSLVAPWYLMASVGLGFGATLGATSLVFQNLLGDSGLIFLLPIYIYLFVVALGTDYNILMVARLREEAREGLDSRNAAAEAVKHAGPTIAAAGVILAGTFGSLMLAGNSLLSSMGFALSFGIIVSAFVTSMFFTPALTALIGRAAWWPGHGDEKREAAPAEV